AATAAATTCCTTCCTCATCTCATCCATTTGTTCCAACTTTCTTGCCATCCGCAAAAAGCTATGGGAAAGTTCCCCTAATTCATCATGGCGGGTCACATCCAGTTTTACATTAAAATCACCATTTGACAGTGATTTTGTTGCTTTTGTCAGGTTAGAAATCGGTTTTACTAAATATTTTGTATTAATAACAACCATAATGATGGTTAACGTAATCGCTATTCCAAGAATCCATCCAAATAAAATGTGCATCTCATTGAAAAGGAACTTGATGTCTGGCCTGATAAAAAGAGCAAAAGTTTTTCCGTTATATTTTAACGGTACGCCAATGGTATTATTTAGTTCATTGGCAAAGAAGCCTGTAACAAAGGTTCCTTGTGGAAAATAAAGAATACCGTGAAAAATATGGCCATTTAATACATTCTGTTGAGTTGAATTAGAAAGACTTTTGTTTCTGAAAGGTGCACCGAAAAAGGTTCTGTTACCATTGTTATCTACCAAGCATATTTGATATCCAACTTTAGTAATGCTGTCCAGATACTCTGTTAAGCTTATTTTGGGATGACTTTCAACAAAAGCAGCAATATCTAATGCGATTTTTGTATTTTTATTGTCATTATAAGGTTTTAGCTGGTGTTGGTAATAGGTATTTGAAATGACAAAAGCTAAGAGAAAGCTAATAAACATCATTCCAATCGTTATGACAATAAATTTCACATATAGTGTTCTCATTTACGTTGGACCTCCAATGAATATCCAATCCCGCGTACTGTTTTGATTTGAAAATCCTCCGTAAGGTTAGAAAAACGTTCCCTTAATCTTTTTATATGAACATCTACCGTTCTCGCATCTCCTTCATAATTAAAGCCCCAGATTTGTTCAATCAGGTGTTCTCTGGAAAACACAAGTTTAGGATTAGAAGCTAGATAATATAAAAGCTCAAATTCT
Above is a genomic segment from Neobacillus endophyticus containing:
- a CDS encoding sensor histidine kinase — translated: MRTLYVKFIVITIGMMFISFLLAFVISNTYYQHQLKPYNDNKNTKIALDIAAFVESHPKISLTEYLDSITKVGYQICLVDNNGNRTFFGAPFRNKSLSNSTQQNVLNGHIFHGILYFPQGTFVTGFFANELNNTIGVPLKYNGKTFALFIRPDIKFLFNEMHILFGWILGIAITLTIIMVVINTKYLVKPISNLTKATKSLSNGDFNVKLDVTRHDELGELSHSFLRMARKLEQMDEMRKEFISNISHDIQSPLSNIKGYTDLLEIDSISKEERVQYVSIINGEITRLSTLTKQLLLLASLDKNEDIIKKKTFNLGQQLKELMRNYQWAVSDKDIMLGYSLPDIEINGDPSLLQTVWDNLLSNAIKYNKPNGSIEISIDKKEETVIVTFEDTGIGMSDPELERIFDRFYRADKARTRAVEGTGLGLSIVKTIIDLHGSRINVKSKENEGTTFIVELPIR